A region of Flavobacterium indicum GPTSA100-9 = DSM 17447 DNA encodes the following proteins:
- a CDS encoding fumarylacetoacetate hydrolase family protein — protein sequence MKLLTYSIEDSEPRLGFIYNNQVIDMEDFGEISNFPLPNDMLDLIDMGYEIIAEITELISETPANFFEEIAYEMEEVTFLAPIPKPRKNIIGIGLNYTEHVAESARSLDTTGKLPAKPIIFSKPPTTVTATNTEIIKNTKLTSQLDWECELAVIISKKGKYVAKEEALDYVFGYTVINDISARDCRREGQWIVSKGQDTFAPMGPVLVTKDEIENPHNLNLSLKVNGIEKQNSNTKFMLFNINDLIEDLSTVFTLEAGDIIATGTPAGVGAGRDPQEWMFDGDVVEATVEGIGTIVNTVKEI from the coding sequence ATGAAACTACTTACTTATTCAATAGAAGATTCAGAACCACGTTTAGGTTTTATATACAACAATCAAGTTATCGATATGGAAGATTTTGGAGAGATTTCTAATTTTCCTTTGCCTAATGATATGTTGGATTTAATCGATATGGGATATGAAATTATTGCTGAAATAACAGAATTAATTTCGGAAACACCCGCTAACTTCTTCGAAGAAATTGCTTATGAAATGGAGGAAGTAACGTTCTTAGCACCAATACCAAAACCAAGAAAAAACATCATTGGTATAGGATTGAATTATACCGAACATGTAGCTGAAAGTGCTAGGTCATTGGATACTACAGGAAAATTACCTGCTAAACCAATTATTTTCTCAAAACCTCCAACGACGGTTACTGCAACGAATACAGAAATTATTAAAAATACAAAATTGACTTCTCAATTGGATTGGGAATGTGAATTGGCGGTTATTATAAGTAAAAAAGGAAAATATGTGGCTAAAGAAGAGGCTTTAGATTATGTGTTTGGTTATACGGTTATCAACGATATTTCGGCTCGAGATTGTCGTAGAGAAGGTCAGTGGATTGTGTCGAAAGGTCAAGATACTTTTGCACCTATGGGTCCAGTTTTAGTAACAAAAGACGAAATTGAAAATCCACACAATTTGAATTTATCATTAAAAGTAAACGGAATTGAGAAGCAAAATTCGAATACGAAATTTATGTTGTTTAACATCAATGATTTAATTGAAGATTTGAGTACGGTTTTTACTTTAGAAGCTGGAGACATTATAGCAACAGGAACCCCTGCTGGAGTAGGGGCGGGAAGAGATCCACAAGAATGGATGTTCGATGGTGATGTAGTAGAAGCTACTGTTGAAGGAATTGGTACTATTGTAAATACAGTTAAAGAAATTTAA
- a CDS encoding TAT-variant-translocated molybdopterin oxidoreductase, protein MASNKKYWKSVEELNENSSIVETLKNNEFVEQIPVDEFLGDKESLSNSSTSRRDFLKYVGFSTAAASLAACEGPVIKSIPYVVQPEEIIPGVADYYATTIADGFDFANVLIKTREGRPIKVENNKLQGAVSGANARVHASVLSLYDNLRLKSPKIEGKDASWNDVNAKVKASLADAKAKGGSVVVLTNTMASPSTDKLIADLTAKYGNVKHVIYDAVSESNALDAFQSVYGFRALANYDFSKADTIVSVGADFLGDWQGGGFDAGYAKGRIPKNGKMSKHIQIEANMSLAGASADKRIPLTVAKQKQALVELYNAVTGSSVATGLNNKDVAKAAQQLKASGSKGVVVTGLDDFDAQLLVLGINIALKSEAFNPSDAKLIRKGDAKAVNQLVAEMNAGKVHTLIMNGVNPVYSLPNSKEFVAGLGKVKMSVAFSTKEDETAKKSKIAAAASHFLESWGDVTITRSNYSLVQPTIRPLFNTKQFQEALLAWTDNPSSYYDYLKGFAASNLAGKTWNQALHDGFAVVGAGALTANGVNASVSAYKLAAAKSNGLDLVLYTKVGMGDGQQANNPWLQEFPDPITRVSWDNYVTISKKDAEAAKLVNFNVANGGLNGSYATIKVGNVTLEKVPVFIQPGQAVGTLGLSLGYGKKEAMKEEMQVGVNAYTLYSNFNANQSASITLAEGEHEFACVQLQRTLMGRGDIVKDTTLSVFNKANETGEVELYNPLPVVSLDHKETLASKVDLWTSFDRSTGHHFNLSIDLNACTGCGACVIACHAENNVPVVGKSEVRRSRDMHWLRIDRYYSSEETFAGDVDKKEAADGLMSSISTFTSMEDPSENPQVVFQPVMCQHCNHAPCETVCPVAATSHGREGQNHMAYNRCVGTRYCANNCPYKVRRFNWFLYNKNDEFNYHMNDDLGRMVLNPDVNVRSRGVMEKCSMCIQMTQATKLKAKKEGRMVKSDEFETACSAACTSGAMIFGDVNDKESAVAQLAESDRMYHLLEHIGTKPNVFYHVKVRNDK, encoded by the coding sequence ATGGCATCAAACAAAAAATACTGGAAAAGTGTTGAAGAACTAAATGAAAATAGTTCTATTGTTGAGACGCTAAAAAACAACGAATTTGTTGAACAAATTCCAGTTGATGAATTTTTAGGAGATAAAGAATCTCTTTCTAATTCGTCTACTTCACGTCGTGACTTTTTAAAATATGTTGGATTCAGTACAGCTGCAGCTTCATTAGCTGCTTGTGAAGGTCCAGTGATTAAATCAATCCCTTATGTAGTACAACCAGAAGAAATTATTCCTGGTGTTGCAGATTATTATGCTACTACAATTGCTGATGGTTTTGATTTTGCAAATGTTTTGATTAAAACACGTGAAGGTCGTCCAATAAAAGTTGAAAATAACAAATTACAAGGTGCAGTTTCTGGGGCAAACGCAAGAGTTCACGCTTCAGTACTTTCTTTATACGACAATTTGAGATTAAAATCTCCAAAAATTGAGGGTAAAGATGCTTCTTGGAATGATGTAAACGCTAAAGTTAAAGCTAGTTTGGCTGATGCTAAAGCAAAAGGAGGTAGTGTTGTAGTTTTAACGAACACTATGGCAAGTCCTTCTACTGATAAATTAATTGCTGATTTAACTGCTAAGTACGGTAACGTTAAGCATGTTATTTATGATGCAGTTTCTGAATCAAATGCTTTAGATGCATTCCAGTCTGTATATGGTTTTAGAGCGTTAGCTAATTATGATTTTTCTAAGGCAGATACAATTGTTTCTGTTGGTGCTGATTTCTTAGGTGATTGGCAAGGTGGTGGTTTTGATGCTGGTTATGCAAAAGGACGTATTCCTAAAAATGGAAAAATGTCTAAGCATATTCAAATTGAAGCTAACATGTCATTAGCTGGTGCTAGTGCTGATAAAAGAATTCCTTTAACTGTTGCTAAACAAAAACAAGCATTAGTTGAATTATATAATGCAGTAACTGGTTCTTCAGTTGCTACAGGTTTAAATAATAAAGATGTTGCAAAAGCTGCTCAGCAGTTAAAAGCTTCTGGTTCAAAAGGGGTTGTTGTAACAGGTTTAGATGATTTTGATGCTCAATTATTAGTTTTAGGTATTAATATTGCATTAAAATCTGAGGCATTTAATCCATCAGATGCTAAATTAATTAGAAAAGGTGATGCAAAAGCTGTTAATCAGTTGGTTGCTGAAATGAATGCTGGTAAAGTTCATACATTAATTATGAATGGTGTTAATCCAGTTTATTCTTTGCCTAATTCTAAAGAATTTGTAGCTGGTTTAGGAAAAGTAAAAATGTCAGTTGCTTTCTCTACTAAAGAGGATGAAACAGCTAAAAAATCTAAAATTGCTGCTGCTGCTTCACATTTCTTAGAATCATGGGGTGATGTAACTATTACACGTTCTAATTATAGTTTAGTTCAACCTACTATTAGACCATTATTCAATACAAAACAATTCCAAGAAGCATTATTAGCTTGGACAGATAATCCATCTTCATATTATGATTATTTAAAAGGATTTGCTGCTTCTAATTTAGCAGGAAAAACTTGGAATCAAGCGTTACATGATGGTTTTGCTGTTGTAGGGGCTGGTGCTCTTACTGCTAATGGTGTTAATGCTAGTGTTTCTGCTTATAAATTAGCTGCTGCAAAATCAAATGGACTTGATTTAGTGTTGTATACCAAAGTTGGAATGGGTGATGGACAGCAAGCTAATAACCCATGGTTACAAGAGTTTCCAGATCCAATTACGAGAGTATCATGGGATAATTATGTAACCATTTCTAAAAAGGATGCTGAGGCTGCTAAATTAGTTAACTTTAATGTTGCTAACGGAGGATTAAACGGTTCATATGCTACGATTAAAGTAGGAAACGTAACTTTAGAAAAAGTGCCTGTATTTATTCAACCTGGTCAAGCTGTTGGTACATTAGGTCTTTCGCTAGGATATGGTAAAAAAGAAGCAATGAAAGAAGAAATGCAAGTAGGGGTTAATGCTTATACGTTGTATTCTAATTTTAATGCAAATCAATCAGCTTCAATTACTTTAGCTGAAGGAGAACATGAGTTTGCTTGTGTTCAGTTACAAAGAACATTAATGGGTAGAGGAGATATTGTTAAAGATACTACTTTATCTGTATTCAATAAAGCTAATGAAACTGGTGAAGTTGAATTGTATAATCCACTTCCTGTTGTTTCTTTAGATCACAAAGAAACTTTAGCTTCTAAAGTTGATTTATGGACTTCATTTGATAGAAGTACGGGTCATCACTTTAATTTATCAATCGATTTAAATGCTTGTACTGGTTGTGGTGCGTGTGTAATTGCATGTCATGCTGAAAATAATGTACCAGTAGTTGGTAAATCTGAAGTAAGAAGAAGTCGTGATATGCATTGGTTACGTATCGATAGATATTATTCTTCAGAAGAAACTTTTGCTGGTGATGTTGATAAAAAAGAAGCGGCAGATGGATTAATGAGTTCAATTTCTACTTTTACAAGTATGGAAGACCCATCAGAAAATCCACAAGTTGTATTCCAACCAGTAATGTGTCAGCATTGTAACCATGCTCCATGTGAAACTGTTTGTCCAGTTGCGGCAACTTCTCATGGTCGTGAAGGTCAAAACCATATGGCTTATAACCGTTGTGTTGGTACGCGTTACTGTGCTAACAACTGTCCATATAAAGTTCGTCGTTTCAACTGGTTCTTATATAACAAGAATGATGAATTTAATTATCATATGAATGATGACTTAGGTCGTATGGTATTAAATCCAGATGTAAACGTGCGTTCAAGAGGGGTTATGGAGAAATGTTCTATGTGTATCCAAATGACTCAAGCTACGAAGTTGAAAGCTAAAAAAGAAGGTAGAATGGTGAAGAGTGATGAATTTGAAACTGCTTGTTCTGCTGCTTGTACTTCTGGTGCTATGATTTTTGGTGATGTAAATGATAAAGAATCAGCCGTGGCTCAATTAGCTGAGTCTGATAGAATGTATCATTTATTAGAGCATATTGGTACAAAACCAAATGTATTCTACCACGTTAAAGTAAGAAATGATAAATAA
- the nrfD gene encoding NrfD/PsrC family molybdoenzyme membrane anchor subunit: MMSHYEAPIRKPLVIGDKSYHDITVDVARPVEGRANKQWWTVFTIALAAFLWGLGCMVYTISTGIGTWGLNKTIGWAWDITNFVWWVGIGHAGTLISAVLLLFRQKWRMAINRSAEAMTIFSVVQAGLFPIIHMGRPWLGYWVLPIPNQFGSLWVNFNSPLLWDVFAISTYLSVSLVFWWTGLLPDFAMLRDRAVTPFTKRVYSILSFGWSGRAKDWQRFEEVSLVLAGLATPLVLSVHTIVSFDFATSVIPGWHTTILPPYFVAGAIFSGFAMVNTLLIIMRKVSNLEDYITIQHIELMNIVIMITGSIVGCAYITELFVAWYSGVEYEQYAFLNRATGPYAWSYWLMMTCNVFSPQFMWSKKLRTSIAFSFIISIVVNIGMWFERFVIIVTSLHRDYLPSSWTMFQPTFVDAGIYIGTIGFFFVLFLLYSRSFPVIAQAEVKTILKSSGENYKRERGDAKPEHHDSHGHEGHDHH, encoded by the coding sequence ATTATGTCTCATTACGAAGCACCCATTAGAAAACCTCTAGTTATTGGTGATAAATCTTATCACGATATAACAGTAGATGTTGCTCGTCCTGTAGAAGGTAGAGCTAATAAACAATGGTGGACTGTATTTACAATTGCATTAGCTGCATTCCTTTGGGGATTAGGTTGCATGGTATATACAATTTCTACCGGTATTGGAACATGGGGATTAAATAAAACAATTGGTTGGGCTTGGGATATCACTAACTTCGTTTGGTGGGTAGGTATCGGTCACGCCGGAACATTAATTTCAGCGGTATTATTATTATTCCGTCAAAAATGGAGAATGGCTATTAACCGTTCTGCGGAGGCAATGACAATTTTCTCTGTAGTTCAAGCGGGTCTATTCCCAATTATTCACATGGGTCGTCCATGGTTAGGTTACTGGGTATTACCTATTCCGAATCAATTTGGATCACTATGGGTTAACTTTAACTCACCATTATTATGGGACGTATTTGCAATTTCTACGTATTTATCTGTTTCATTAGTTTTCTGGTGGACTGGTTTATTACCTGACTTTGCTATGCTTCGAGATAGAGCTGTTACTCCTTTTACAAAACGTGTTTATTCAATTTTATCTTTTGGTTGGTCTGGTAGAGCTAAAGATTGGCAAAGATTTGAAGAAGTTTCTTTAGTTTTAGCAGGTTTAGCTACTCCATTAGTACTTTCTGTACATACAATTGTATCATTTGACTTCGCAACTTCAGTAATTCCAGGTTGGCATACAACAATCTTACCTCCTTACTTCGTTGCTGGAGCAATTTTCTCTGGATTCGCAATGGTTAATACCTTGTTGATTATTATGAGAAAAGTATCAAATTTAGAAGATTATATTACTATACAACATATCGAGTTAATGAATATTGTAATTATGATTACAGGTTCAATCGTAGGTTGTGCATATATTACTGAGTTATTCGTTGCTTGGTATTCAGGTGTAGAATATGAACAATATGCTTTCTTAAATAGAGCTACTGGTCCTTACGCTTGGTCTTACTGGTTAATGATGACATGTAATGTATTCTCTCCGCAGTTTATGTGGTCTAAAAAGTTAAGAACAAGTATTGCATTTTCTTTCATTATTTCTATTGTTGTAAACATCGGAATGTGGTTTGAACGATTTGTAATTATTGTTACTTCATTACACAGAGATTATTTACCATCTTCATGGACAATGTTCCAACCAACTTTTGTTGATGCTGGTATTTATATCGGGACTATCGGTTTCTTCTTCGTATTATTTTTATTATATTCAAGAAGTTTCCCTGTAATTGCACAAGCAGAGGTTAAGACTATCTTAAAATCTTCTGGTGAGAATTATAAAAGAGAAAGAGGTGATGCTAAACCAGAACACCACGATTCTCATGGACATGAAGGACACGATCATCATTAA
- a CDS encoding SPOR domain-containing protein, with protein MKTLKNNIQILLIITTLFIWQNIFAKTRNISVQQDPKIDQLLAEKRKNNSSITINDKYKIQIFFGSIEESKKTLTSFKKDFKNMDGTIIFSNPSYKVWVGSFKSKIEAEKALLSIKKKYPSANIINPNKK; from the coding sequence ATGAAGACTTTAAAAAATAATATTCAGATTTTGCTAATTATCACAACTCTATTTATTTGGCAAAATATTTTCGCTAAAACAAGAAACATTTCCGTACAGCAGGACCCAAAAATTGATCAATTATTAGCTGAAAAGAGAAAAAATAATTCTTCTATTACCATAAATGATAAATATAAAATTCAAATTTTTTTTGGCAGCATAGAAGAATCCAAAAAAACGCTTACTAGCTTTAAGAAAGACTTTAAAAACATGGATGGAACTATCATTTTTAGCAATCCTTCATATAAAGTATGGGTAGGCAGTTTTAAATCTAAAATTGAAGCAGAAAAAGCCCTTCTTTCTATCAAGAAAAAATATCCGTCTGCCAACATTATTAATCCTAACAAAAAATAA
- a CDS encoding maleate cis-trans isomerase family protein: MKKYRIGQIVPSSNVTMETEIPAIFRSRETILPEQFTFHSSRMRMKKVTKEELEAMDAMSLKCAQELSDAHVDVMGYACLVAIMSMGRGYHCVSEVNLHQETVANDFPTPIVTSAGALINGLKVLGAKQISIITPYMRPLTDKVVDYIEHQGIKVKESIALEIPDNLEVAAQNPLNLLEIYKQLDLTDVDVLVASACVQMPSLEAIDLIQAACGIPVTSAAICTTYEMMKKLNLEAKAPIGGELLSGKY, translated from the coding sequence ATGAAAAAATACAGAATAGGACAAATAGTTCCCTCGTCAAACGTTACGATGGAAACCGAAATACCGGCGATTTTCCGTTCACGTGAAACCATTTTACCCGAACAATTTACGTTTCATAGCAGTAGAATGCGAATGAAAAAAGTAACCAAGGAAGAATTAGAAGCTATGGATGCTATGAGTTTAAAATGCGCCCAAGAATTATCAGATGCTCATGTTGATGTAATGGGTTATGCTTGTTTGGTTGCTATTATGAGTATGGGTCGTGGATATCATTGTGTTTCAGAAGTGAATTTACATCAAGAAACGGTTGCAAATGATTTTCCAACACCAATTGTAACCTCTGCAGGTGCATTAATAAATGGTTTAAAAGTGTTAGGAGCGAAACAAATTTCTATCATAACACCTTATATGCGCCCTTTAACTGATAAAGTTGTGGATTATATAGAACATCAAGGGATAAAAGTAAAAGAGAGTATTGCTTTAGAAATACCAGATAATTTAGAAGTTGCAGCTCAAAATCCATTGAATTTATTAGAAATTTACAAACAATTAGATTTAACAGATGTGGACGTTTTAGTAGCTTCTGCTTGTGTACAAATGCCTTCTTTGGAAGCAATTGATTTAATTCAGGCAGCATGTGGAATACCTGTTACATCCGCTGCTATTTGTACTACTTATGAAATGATGAAAAAACTCAATTTGGAAGCAAAAGCACCAATTGGTGGCGAATTATTAAGTGGAAAATATTAA
- a CDS encoding cupin domain-containing protein, with product MEENKYSDDVYGRARVQDSDELKAYYKELETLGAGALWTVANDIEPWEPRANCIPMLWKYDDLRSLVLKSSELVTPEQAGRRVVYLVNDKLKHISAAVGLLYTGIQVTRPGESTSAHKHKASALRFIMEGKNGYTVVDGNKIMLEVNDFVITPNSTWHEHGVEEDGETCIWQDGLDIPLVNMLEANDYAVYDGKQPLEKPLNYSPITYGCAGLVPNETHWDKPYSPLFKYSWSKVYPALIEALKVNDINPFDGIFMKYSNPLTGGHVMQTMGAAMQLLPAGFKGKAHRHTGSFVYQCAKGQGYTIINGKRFDWKERDIFCVPSWAWHEHHNLSETEDACLFNFNDLPVIESLGLFQSRVLEENNGHQQVQ from the coding sequence ATGGAAGAAAATAAATATTCAGACGACGTTTACGGACGTGCCCGTGTACAAGATTCCGACGAACTAAAGGCATATTATAAAGAACTCGAAACACTTGGTGCGGGGGCATTATGGACAGTAGCCAACGATATTGAGCCTTGGGAACCTCGAGCAAATTGTATACCAATGCTTTGGAAATATGATGATTTACGTAGTTTGGTGTTGAAATCCTCGGAATTGGTAACTCCAGAACAAGCTGGAAGACGTGTGGTTTATTTGGTAAATGATAAATTAAAGCATATTAGTGCGGCTGTCGGATTACTCTACACGGGTATTCAAGTGACTCGACCTGGTGAAAGTACCTCGGCACACAAACACAAGGCTTCCGCTTTGCGTTTTATTATGGAAGGTAAAAATGGTTACACCGTTGTCGATGGTAATAAAATTATGTTAGAAGTCAATGATTTTGTCATTACTCCTAATTCAACTTGGCACGAACATGGTGTGGAAGAAGATGGTGAAACCTGTATATGGCAAGATGGTTTAGATATTCCTTTGGTCAATATGTTGGAAGCGAATGATTATGCCGTTTATGATGGTAAACAACCGCTTGAAAAGCCATTAAATTATAGTCCAATTACGTATGGTTGTGCCGGACTTGTGCCAAATGAAACGCATTGGGATAAACCTTATTCTCCTTTATTTAAATATTCATGGTCTAAAGTTTATCCAGCACTTATTGAAGCACTAAAAGTAAATGACATAAATCCATTTGATGGTATTTTTATGAAATATTCCAATCCTTTAACGGGTGGTCATGTAATGCAAACTATGGGTGCGGCTATGCAGTTATTACCTGCAGGTTTTAAAGGTAAAGCTCACCGCCATACCGGTTCTTTTGTATACCAATGTGCCAAAGGACAAGGATATACCATTATCAATGGAAAACGTTTCGATTGGAAAGAGCGTGATATTTTCTGTGTGCCTTCTTGGGCATGGCATGAACATCATAATTTGTCCGAAACTGAAGATGCTTGTCTATTCAATTTCAATGATTTACCAGTAATAGAAAGCTTGGGCTTGTTTCAATCAAGAGTATTAGAAGAAAATAACGGACATCAACAAGTTCAATAA
- a CDS encoding acyl-CoA thioesterase yields the protein MSYFTKQEKIKFKHIDYAGIVFYPRFLEMVNDLVEDWFEEALDRPFSKMHETNGIPTVDLKVQFKAPARLGEVITKKLWVKELRNSSVLCGFQFVKDNNTTVLEGEVTLVNVKIAEDRNEIKSEAFSEVIKSKIMNYQL from the coding sequence ATGAGTTATTTTACTAAACAAGAAAAAATAAAATTTAAACATATTGATTATGCCGGAATCGTTTTTTATCCACGATTCCTAGAAATGGTGAATGATTTAGTTGAAGATTGGTTTGAAGAAGCCTTAGATAGACCATTTTCTAAGATGCATGAGACCAACGGAATCCCTACGGTAGATTTAAAAGTGCAATTTAAAGCTCCTGCTCGTTTAGGAGAAGTTATAACTAAAAAACTGTGGGTGAAAGAACTTAGAAATTCGTCAGTTTTATGTGGATTTCAATTCGTAAAAGATAATAATACTACAGTATTAGAAGGTGAAGTAACCTTAGTCAATGTTAAAATTGCTGAGGATAGAAACGAAATTAAATCAGAAGCTTTTTCTGAAGTAATAAAGTCAAAAATTATGAATTATCAATTATAA
- a CDS encoding c-type cytochrome, translated as MKKVGNPKSFSKTFFSLALTLVFAFAVNAQEPAAAPAPAADAAAAPAAGAGDPAKGKELFNTNCAACHKLDAKATGPALRGVGDKYDKEWLYKWIKNSADLIKSGDAKAVKVYEENGKVAMTAFPQLSNADIDNIIAYTMQPKEEAAKPAGAVAGAEGVDNSGLSNSVILGALALVLAVLVFMLFTVNKLLKNVIASKGLEFEEKPKSLPIWKAFAQNQFLVLVSAILFLLISAYYMYGYFMQIGVDQGYEPIQPIHYSHKIHAGDNGIDCKYCHSSARVSKNAGIPSLNVCMNCHKNISEFQGDKDSTYVDYSKEFYTGEIKKLYDAVGWDPSTQKYTGKTKPVKWVRIHNLPDFVYFNHAQHVTVGGIECQKCHGKVETFEIMKQDQPLTMGWCVNCHRETNVKVEDNGYYEKIHAQLSKKYGKTKLTAADMGGLECGKCHY; from the coding sequence ATGAAAAAGGTGGGTAACCCTAAATCGTTTTCAAAAACTTTCTTCTCGTTAGCGTTAACTTTAGTTTTCGCTTTTGCTGTAAATGCACAAGAACCAGCAGCTGCTCCGGCACCTGCGGCTGATGCAGCGGCAGCTCCAGCAGCTGGAGCAGGAGATCCTGCAAAAGGAAAAGAATTGTTTAATACCAATTGTGCGGCTTGTCACAAATTAGATGCGAAGGCAACTGGTCCTGCGCTAAGGGGCGTTGGTGATAAGTATGACAAAGAATGGTTGTACAAATGGATTAAAAACAGTGCAGACTTAATTAAGTCTGGAGATGCAAAAGCTGTTAAAGTTTATGAGGAGAATGGTAAAGTAGCTATGACGGCTTTCCCTCAGTTATCAAATGCTGATATTGATAATATCATTGCATACACAATGCAGCCTAAAGAAGAAGCAGCTAAACCAGCAGGTGCAGTTGCGGGTGCTGAAGGAGTAGATAACAGTGGGTTGTCAAATTCTGTAATTTTGGGTGCTTTAGCATTAGTTTTAGCAGTATTAGTTTTCATGTTGTTTACGGTAAACAAATTATTGAAAAACGTAATTGCTTCTAAAGGCTTAGAATTTGAAGAAAAACCAAAATCATTGCCAATTTGGAAAGCATTTGCTCAAAATCAATTTTTAGTTTTGGTGTCAGCAATCTTATTCTTGTTGATTTCTGCTTACTATATGTATGGATATTTTATGCAAATAGGTGTGGATCAAGGGTATGAGCCAATTCAGCCTATTCACTATTCACATAAAATTCATGCTGGTGATAATGGAATTGATTGTAAATATTGCCACTCTTCTGCAAGAGTTTCTAAAAATGCTGGTATTCCATCTTTAAATGTTTGTATGAACTGTCATAAAAACATTTCAGAATTCCAAGGTGATAAGGATTCAACTTATGTTGATTATTCTAAAGAGTTCTATACTGGGGAAATCAAAAAATTATATGATGCTGTAGGTTGGGATCCTTCTACACAAAAATATACAGGAAAAACTAAACCAGTAAAATGGGTTAGAATTCATAACTTACCTGACTTTGTTTATTTCAATCACGCTCAACACGTTACTGTGGGAGGAATTGAGTGTCAAAAATGTCACGGTAAAGTAGAAACATTCGAAATCATGAAACAAGATCAACCGTTAACTATGGGATGGTGTGTTAACTGTCACAGAGAAACTAATGTGAAAGTTGAAGATAATGGTTACTATGAGAAAATCCACGCTCAATTGTCTAAGAAATATGGCAAAACTAAGTTAACTGCTGCTGACATGGGTGGTTTAGAATGTGGTAAATGTCACTATTAA
- a CDS encoding carbon-nitrogen hydrolase family protein, whose protein sequence is MEFKKIKAATVQTAPVFLNVEKTVDKAISFVKEAANNGAKLIAFPEVFISGYPYWNWIMTPVQGSKWYEELYKNSVDVSGPEIKKLCLIAKEYDIHIVMGINERGKSFGEIYNTNLIIDNKGVIIGKHRKLVPTWAEKLTWTSGDGSSLKVYNTEVGPIGTLACGENTNTLARFTLLSQGELIHIANYISLPVAPPDYDMAEAIKIRAAAHSFEGKLFTIVSCSTVSQEIKDALRKDVPNVDELLDRKSSAFSGFIGPNGAVIGTPLIDDEGMVYADIDLSKCIQPKQMHDILGHYNRFDIFDLRVNVAPTRKITFIDNHEEFNKR, encoded by the coding sequence ATGGAATTCAAAAAAATAAAGGCCGCTACAGTACAAACCGCGCCAGTTTTTCTAAATGTTGAAAAAACAGTAGATAAAGCCATTTCTTTTGTGAAAGAAGCGGCTAACAATGGAGCAAAATTAATCGCGTTCCCTGAAGTGTTTATTTCAGGTTATCCCTATTGGAATTGGATTATGACGCCCGTTCAAGGGAGTAAATGGTATGAAGAATTATATAAGAATTCTGTAGATGTTTCCGGACCCGAAATTAAAAAATTATGCCTAATTGCTAAAGAATATGATATCCATATTGTAATGGGTATAAATGAAAGAGGTAAAAGTTTTGGTGAAATTTATAATACAAATTTAATTATTGATAATAAAGGTGTAATCATCGGTAAACATAGAAAACTAGTTCCAACTTGGGCAGAAAAGTTAACTTGGACTTCGGGTGATGGTTCTTCATTAAAAGTATATAATACGGAAGTTGGACCTATCGGTACTTTGGCTTGTGGAGAAAACACGAATACATTGGCACGTTTCACGCTACTCTCTCAAGGGGAATTAATTCATATCGCTAATTATATTTCTTTACCAGTTGCACCTCCTGATTATGATATGGCAGAAGCTATTAAAATTCGTGCAGCGGCCCATTCGTTTGAAGGTAAATTATTCACAATTGTTTCATGTTCTACCGTTTCCCAAGAAATAAAAGATGCGTTAAGAAAGGATGTGCCCAATGTTGATGAATTGTTAGATAGAAAAAGTTCAGCTTTCTCTGGTTTCATAGGTCCTAACGGTGCTGTTATAGGAACACCATTAATTGATGATGAAGGAATGGTATATGCTGATATTGATTTATCAAAATGTATTCAACCTAAACAAATGCATGATATCTTAGGACATTATAACCGATTTGATATTTTCGATTTAAGAGTAAATGTAGCTCCTACGCGAAAAATTACATTTATTGATAATCACGAAGAGTTTAATAAAAGATAA